GTGTGCCGCCGTCGGCTGCCGCGTGTGCCGACGTCGGCCGCGAACGATCGCGCCAATCGGCCACCCACCTGCGAGGATGCTCCATGGATCGCGGCCACCGGGCCGCACGAGGAGCGGAAGAGATGTCGGAGAAGGCACAGTCCCGGGACTCCGGTGTGCTCGTCATCGGCCTGGGCCGGTTCGGCGCGGCGATCGCCGCGACGCTGGAGAAGCTGGGCCGGGACGTGCTCGCCGTGGAGAAGGACCCGGTGCTGGTGCAACAGTGGTCGAGCCGGCTGCCCGTCGTGGAGGCCGACGCCACGAACCCCGAGGCGCTCGTGCAGCTCGGCGTCGAGGACTTCCCCGTGGTCGTCGTGGGCGTGGGCTCCTACCTGGAGGCCTCGGTGCTCATCACCGGCAACCTCGTGGACCTGGAGCTGCCGCAGATCTGGGCCAAGGCCATCAGCGCCGAGCACGGCCGCATCCTGCGCCGCATCGGCGTGCACCACGTGGTCTACCCCGAGTACGACGCCGGGCAACGCGTGGCGCACATGGTCTCCGGGCGCATGCTCGACTACATCGAGATGGAGGACGGCTTCACCATCGTGAAGATGCGTCCGCCGCGCGAGACCCAGGGGTTCACCGTCGGGGAGTCGAAGATCCGCGAGCGCTACGGCATCACGGTCATCGGGGTGAAGCCGCCCGGCGAGCCCTTCGAGTACGCCACCCAGGAGACCCGCATCGGCGCGGACGACCTGCTCATCGTCAGCGGCGACTCGGCGCTGCTGGAGAAGTTCGCGCACCGTCCCTGACCGCGACCATCCGTGGTGGTCGCGGCCCAGGGCGGGTGATCAGCGCCCGGTCACCAGGTGCCGGCGGGCGGCGTACCGCTCGCGCACCTGCGGAGCGGGCTCGCCGTCGTAGGTGCGTACCTCCGTCGTGCTCCAGGTGGGTGGCTCCGGCTCACCCGAGAGCACCCAGGCGGCCTGGCGCGCGGCGCCATCGGCCACGTACTCCCCCGGTGCCGGGACCTGGACCGGGCGGCCCAGGACCGCGGGTGCGACTCGGCGGACGGCCTCGGACCTGGCGGCACCGCCGATCAGCTGGATGCGCTCGACCGGCACCCCCTGCGCGCGCACCGCGTCCACGCCGTCGGCCAGGCCGCAGAGCAGGCCCTCCACCGCGGCGCGGGCGAGGTGCTCGGGCGTCATGGTCGACAACGTCAGCCCGAGCAGCGATCCGGTGGCCCCGGGGAGGTTGGGTGTCCGCTCCCCTTCGAGGTAGGGCACCAACGTCAGTCCGCCGGCCCCGGCCGGCGCGGTCAGCGCCAGCGCGCTGAGGCCCGCGTGGTCGACGCCGAGCAGCCGGGCTGCGGCATCCAGCACGCGTGAACCGTTGAGCGTGACCGCCAGCGGCAGGAACGAGCCGGTGGCGTCGGCGAAGCCGGCGACCAGCCCGCTGGGGTCGGCCACCGGCCGCGGGGAGACGGCGCTGACGACGCCGGAGGTCCCGATGGAGACCGCCACGTCGCCCCCGGCCATCCCCAGACCGAGCGCCGCACCGGCGTTGTCCCCGGCGCCGGGCCCCAGCACCAGGTGGCCGAGGTCGGCCGCGAGGTCACCGCGCCCGGCCCCCACCCCCGGGCCAAGGACGCGCGGGAGCACGAGGTCCTCGACCCGGTCGCGCCGCAGCGCCAGGGCCAGCAGGTCCCGCCGGTAGACGCCACGGGCGGTGTCGAAGTACCCCGTGCCGGAGGCGTCGGACCGGTCCGTGACCAGGGTGTCGAAGCTCGTCGCCCCGCCCAGCCGCCACGTGAGCCAGTCGTGGGGCAACGCCACCGCCGCTACCCGGGCGGCGTTCTCCGGCTCGTGATCGGCGAGCCACCGCAGCTTGGTGACGGTCAGGGACGCCACCGGCACCGAACCGGTGGCCTCGGCCCAGGCCGCCGGACCGGCCGCGGCGTCCCCGCGGTCCGCGCGGCCGAGCTCGGCGATGAGGTCGCGGGCCGCACCGGCGCTGCGGGTGTCGTTCCACAGCAGCGCCGGACGGATGACCGCGCCCTCGGCGTCCAGCGCGACGAGGCCGTGCTGCTGGCCGGCCACGCTGACGGCCTCGACGTCGTCGAGGCCGCCGGCCGCGGCCAGGGCCGCCCGCAGGGCGTCCCACCACGCCTCGGGGTCGACCTCCGTGCCGTCCGGGTGAGGGGCCTGCCCGAACCGGCGCAGCGCACCGGTGGTGGCGTCGCGGACCACCACCTTGCAGGACTGGGTGGAGGAGTCGATCCCGGCGACCAGCGTCTCGCGCATCCGCCCCACCTCAGCCGATGAGGTGGCGCAGCGCCAGCTGGTTGAGGCGCACGAAGTTGAAGTCACGCTGCGCGGCGGCGTCGGCGTCGAAGTCCTCGAAGGCGCCACGGTCGGCGAGGAAGTCCTCGAGCGACTCCCCCCGGGCGAGCGTCGGCTCGGACAGCTCCAGGACGCCGGACTGCTCCATGGCCGCCTGCACCTCGGGGTCGGCGCGGTAGGCCTTGGCCTTCTCCGCGAGCATGAGGTACATCTCCATGTTGGCCCGGGCCGACTCCCACACACCGTCGAAGCCCTCGGTGCGCGAGGGCTTGTAGTCGAAGTGGCGTGGTCCGGTGTACATGGGGCCGTCCTGGCCGGCACCCGGGAAGCCGTTCTCAACCAGGTCCACGGTGAAGAACGCGGAGAGGAGGTCGCCGTGGCCGAATACGAGGTCCTGGTCGAACTTGATCGAGCGCTGGCCGTTGAGGTCGATGTGGAAGAGCTTGCCCGACCACAGGGCCTGCGCGAGGCCGTGGGTGTAGTTCAGCCCGGCCATCTGCTCGTGCCCCGTCTCGGGGTTCAGGCCCACGATGTCGCCGTTGTCCAGCTGGGCGATGAAGCCCAGGGCGTGGCCGACGGTCGGCAGCAGGATGTCACCGCGCGGCTCGTTGGGCTTGGGCTCCAGGGCGATGCGCAGGCCGTAGCCCTTGTCCTTGATGTAGCCCGCGACGGTGTCGATGCCCTCGGCATAGCGGTCGAGCGCGGCGTTCACGTCCTTCGCGCCGTCGTACTCGCTGCCCTCGCGCCCGCCCCACATCACGAACGTCTCCGCACCCAGCTCGGCGGCGAGGTCGACGTTGCGCAGGATCTTGCGCAGCGCGAAGCGGCGCACCGACCGGTCGTTGGAGGTGAAGGCGCCGTCCTTGAACACCGGGTGGCTGAAGGTGTTCGTGGTGACCATCTCGATCACCAGGCCGGCGTCGTCCGCGGCCTTCTTGAACGTGGTGAGGATCTGCCCGCGGCTGGCGTCGTCGGCACCGAACGGCACCACGTCGTCGTCGTGGAAGGTCACGCCCCAGGCGCCGAGCTCGGCGAGCCGGGTCGCATACTCCCAGGGGTCTAGGGCCGGTCTGGTTGCCTCGCCGAACTGGTCGCGGGCCGTCCAGCCGACGGTCCACAGACCGAAGGAGAAGCGGTCCTCGGGGGTGGGCTTGCGCACCATGTCGTACTCCTCATCGAGACTTTGTTTCGGGGAAAGACTTATTGGCTCGTGTGCTTCCCGGCGCCGTCAATCTGCTCGACATCGACCAGATCCGCTGGGTGCCGGAGCGGGGCGCACAGACACGGCAGCACCCGGTGCGGTGACACCGGGTGCTGCGTGATCACGCCGCGACGGCGGCTATGGGAAGCCCGCTGACGGTCACCGCAGGCCGGACGCCCGCCGCTTGTTGTAGACGTCGAAGGCGACGGCCAGCAGCAGCACGAGGCCGCGGACGACCGCCTGGACGGACTGGTCGATACCCATGAGCTGCATGCCGTTGCTCATGACGGCCATGATCATGCCACCGACCATGGCGCCGACCACCGTGCCGATGCCTCCGGTGACCGCGGCACCACCGATGAAGACGGCCGCGATGGCGTCGAGCTCGAACATGTTGCCCGCCGCGGGCTGCGCGCCGTTGGAGCGCGAGGAGTAGACGATGCCGGCCACGGAGGCCAGCACGCCCATGTTGACGAAGATCCAGAAGTTCACCGCGCGCACCTTCACGCCCGAGAGCTGCGCGGCGTTGAGGTTCCCCCCGATCGCGTACACGTGCCGTCCGAAGATGCTCTTCTGGGTCACCAGGCTGTACCCGATGATGAGGAACGCCAGCAGGATCAGCACGATCGGCAGGCCACGGCTGCGCGAGAGCTGGAACGCGAAGGCCATGACGACCGCGGCGACGGCCACCACCTTGAGGACGAACAGCGGCATCGACTCCACCGGCTGCTTGTATCGCAGCCGTGCGCTGCGGTGCCGGAACGAGTTCACCGCGTACCCCGCCACGCCGATGGCGCCGATGAGCAGGGTGAACACGTCGAAGCCCTGCCCGCCCAGCAGCCCGTTCAGGAAGCCGCTGGCGATCCGCTGGTACTCCGCCGGGAACGGCGACAGAGAGATGTTGCCGAGCACCAGCAGGGTCAGCCCGCGGAAGATGAGCATGCCGGCGAGCGTGACGATGAACGCCGGGATGCCGACGTACGCCACCCAGAACCCCTGCCAGACGCCGACCGCCACGCCGGTGGCGAGGGCCGCCAGGAGACCGACCCACCAGGGCATGCCCTGCTGGATGACCAGGACGGCGGAGACCGCGCCTGTCAGCGCGACCACCGACCCCACGGACAGGTCGATGTGCCCGCCGATGATCACGATGACCATGCCGATGGCGAGGATGAGGATGTAGGAGTACTGCAGGACGAGGTTGGTGATGTTGCCGGGGCTGAGCAGCACGCCGTTCGTGAGGATCGTGAAAAGACCGACGATCACGACGAACGCGATGTAGATGCCGCTGGTTCGCATGTTCCTGGAGAGCAGCTCCCGGACGCTCGCGATGGCAGTCATGAGACTGTCTCCTTCTGCTTGGTCTGCCCGGCCTTCACGGGCTCGAGGGTCATTAGCTCCATGAGCCGTTCCTGGGTGGCCTCCTGCTTGGGCAGGACGCCGGTGAGGTGGCCGAACGCGAGGGTGTAGATGCGGTCGCAGATGCCCAGGAGCTCGGGGAGCTCGGAGGAGATGACGATGACCGCCTTCCCTGCGTCGGCGAGGGCGTTGATGATGGTGTAGATCTCGTACTTGGCGCCGACGTCGATGCCGCGCGTCGGCTCGTCGAGGATGAGTAGCTCGGGGTCGGTGTAGAGCCACTTGCTCAGCACGACCTTCTGCTGGTTGCCGCCGGAGAGCTTGCCGACGAGGGCCATCACCGAGGGGGTCTTGATGTTGAGGCTCTGGCGGTACCGCTCCGCCGTCGCGATCTCCTCCTGGTCGTTGACCCAGCCGCCCTTGGACAGCTTGCCGAGCGCCGCGGCGGACACGTTGCGTTTGATGTCCTCGATGAGGTTGAGGCCGTAGCGCTTGCGGTCCTCGGTGGCGTACGCGATGCCGTGATCGATCGCCTCGCGGACGGTCCGGGTCTTGACCTCCTTGCCGTGCATGAAGACCTGCCCCGAGGTGACCCGGCCGTAGGTGCGGCCGAACACGCTCATCGCCAGCTCTGTGCGGCCGGCGCCCATGAGGCCGGCGATGCCGACGATCTCCCCCGCCCGTACGTTCAGGCTCGCGTTGTCGATGACCACCCGGTCCGCCTGCGTGGGGTGCAGGACGGTCCAGTCCGCCAGCCGGAAGACCTCCTCGCCGACGTGGGACTCGTGCTCGGGGTAGCGGTGGGTGAGGTCGCGACCGACCATGCCCCTGATGATCCGGTCCTGGGTCGCCGTCGGGTCCGACATGTCGAGGGTCTCGATCGTCTTGCCGTCCCGGATGATCGTGGTGGAGTCGGCGATGTCGGCGATCTCGTTGAGCTTGTGCGAGATCATGATGCAGGTGACGCCCTGCGTCCGGAGGTTGCGCAGCAGCCCCAGCAGGTGCGCGGAGTCCGTGTCGTTCAGCGCCGCGGTCGGCTCGTCCAGGATGAGCAGCTTGACGTTCTTCGACGCCGCCTTGGCGATCTCGACGAGCTGCTGCTTGCCCACGCCGAGCTGGTTCACCGCCGTGACCGGGTTCTCCTTGAGACCCACCCGGTCCAGCAGGGCGGCAGCCTCGGCGTTCGTGCGGTTCCAGTCGATCATCCCGCCGGCCGCGCGCTCGTTGCCGAGGAAGATGTTCTCGGCGATCGACAGGTGGGGTACCAGGGCGAGCTCCTGGTGGATGATGACGATCCCGCGCGCCTCGCTGTCCCGGATCGACTGGAACTCGACCTTCTCGCCCTCGTAGTAGATCTCGCCCTCGTACGAACCGGCTGGGTAGACGCCGGAGAGCACCTTCATGAGGGTGGACTTGCCGGCGCCGTTCTCCCCGCAGATCGCGTGGATCTCACCGCGCCGCACGCTCAGGGACACGTCCTCGAGCGCCTTGACCCCCGGGAACGTCTTGGTGATGGAGCGCATCTCGAGGATGCTCTCGCTCTCGCTCATGGTTCCTCCTTCGGTCGCCGACCGGTGGGCCCGGCGGTACCGGGCCCACCGACCACGCGATCAGGCCTGGCCGGACTCGACCTGGTCCTGGGTGTAGTAGCCGGAGTCGATCAGCAGCGACTGGATGTCGTCCTTGAAGACCACGTCCACGGGGAGCAGGAAGGACGGGACGACCTTGACGCCGTTGTCGTACGTCTCGGTGTCGTTCGCCTCGGGCTCGTTCCCCGCCAGGAAGGCCTCGGCGGAGGTCACCGCCTGGTCGGCGAGCTTGCGGGTGTCCTTGAAGATCGTCGAGGACTGGACGTCGTCGTTGATCAGCTTCACCGAGGCGATCTCGGCGTCCTGACCGGTGACGATGGGCATGCCGTCGGCGATGGTCGGGCCGTAGCCGGCGTTCTGCAGCGCCGTGAGGATGCCGCGGGAGATGCCGTCGAACGGCGAGAGGACGCCGTCGAGCTGGGAGCCGTCGCTGTACGCGGCGGTCAGGAGGTCTTCCATGCGCTTCTGCGCCGTCTCCTGCGCCCACCGGAGGATGGCGCCCTGCTCGATGGTGGTCTGACCCGACTTCACGACGAGCGTGCCGTCGTCGATGTAGGGCTGGAGCGTGTCCATGGCGCCCTTCCAGAAGAAGTGCGCGTTGTTGTCGTCCAGCGAACCCGCGAAGAGCTCGATGTTGAACGGGCCGGCCTCGGACCCCTTCGAGCCGTCCGCGTTGAGCACGCCGAGGCCCGTGAGCAGCGCGGTGGCCTGCTGGACGCCGACCTCCTCGTTGTCGAAGGTGACGTAGAAGTCGACGTTCTCCGTGTCCCGGATCAGCCGGTCGTAGGAGATCACCGGGATCCCAGCATCGGCCGCCGCCTGCAGTTGCCCGGACAGCGCGGTCCCGTCGATCGCGGCGACGATGAGCAGGTCCACGCCCGTCGTGATCATCTGGTCGATCTGCTGGGACTGCGTGGGGATGTCGTCAC
This window of the Georgenia yuyongxinii genome carries:
- a CDS encoding potassium channel family protein, whose translation is MSEKAQSRDSGVLVIGLGRFGAAIAATLEKLGRDVLAVEKDPVLVQQWSSRLPVVEADATNPEALVQLGVEDFPVVVVGVGSYLEASVLITGNLVDLELPQIWAKAISAEHGRILRRIGVHHVVYPEYDAGQRVAHMVSGRMLDYIEMEDGFTIVKMRPPRETQGFTVGESKIRERYGITVIGVKPPGEPFEYATQETRIGADDLLIVSGDSALLEKFAHRP
- the xylB gene encoding xylulokinase translates to MRETLVAGIDSSTQSCKVVVRDATTGALRRFGQAPHPDGTEVDPEAWWDALRAALAAAGGLDDVEAVSVAGQQHGLVALDAEGAVIRPALLWNDTRSAGAARDLIAELGRADRGDAAAGPAAWAEATGSVPVASLTVTKLRWLADHEPENAARVAAVALPHDWLTWRLGGATSFDTLVTDRSDASGTGYFDTARGVYRRDLLALALRRDRVEDLVLPRVLGPGVGAGRGDLAADLGHLVLGPGAGDNAGAALGLGMAGGDVAVSIGTSGVVSAVSPRPVADPSGLVAGFADATGSFLPLAVTLNGSRVLDAAARLLGVDHAGLSALALTAPAGAGGLTLVPYLEGERTPNLPGATGSLLGLTLSTMTPEHLARAAVEGLLCGLADGVDAVRAQGVPVERIQLIGGAARSEAVRRVAPAVLGRPVQVPAPGEYVADGAARQAAWVLSGEPEPPTWSTTEVRTYDGEPAPQVRERYAARRHLVTGR
- the xylA gene encoding xylose isomerase, translating into MVRKPTPEDRFSFGLWTVGWTARDQFGEATRPALDPWEYATRLAELGAWGVTFHDDDVVPFGADDASRGQILTTFKKAADDAGLVIEMVTTNTFSHPVFKDGAFTSNDRSVRRFALRKILRNVDLAAELGAETFVMWGGREGSEYDGAKDVNAALDRYAEGIDTVAGYIKDKGYGLRIALEPKPNEPRGDILLPTVGHALGFIAQLDNGDIVGLNPETGHEQMAGLNYTHGLAQALWSGKLFHIDLNGQRSIKFDQDLVFGHGDLLSAFFTVDLVENGFPGAGQDGPMYTGPRHFDYKPSRTEGFDGVWESARANMEMYLMLAEKAKAYRADPEVQAAMEQSGVLELSEPTLARGESLEDFLADRGAFEDFDADAAAQRDFNFVRLNQLALRHLIG
- the mmsB gene encoding multiple monosaccharide ABC transporter permease; translation: MTAIASVRELLSRNMRTSGIYIAFVVIVGLFTILTNGVLLSPGNITNLVLQYSYILILAIGMVIVIIGGHIDLSVGSVVALTGAVSAVLVIQQGMPWWVGLLAALATGVAVGVWQGFWVAYVGIPAFIVTLAGMLIFRGLTLLVLGNISLSPFPAEYQRIASGFLNGLLGGQGFDVFTLLIGAIGVAGYAVNSFRHRSARLRYKQPVESMPLFVLKVVAVAAVVMAFAFQLSRSRGLPIVLILLAFLIIGYSLVTQKSIFGRHVYAIGGNLNAAQLSGVKVRAVNFWIFVNMGVLASVAGIVYSSRSNGAQPAAGNMFELDAIAAVFIGGAAVTGGIGTVVGAMVGGMIMAVMSNGMQLMGIDQSVQAVVRGLVLLLAVAFDVYNKRRASGLR
- the mmsA gene encoding multiple monosaccharide ABC transporter ATP-binding protein, translated to MSESESILEMRSITKTFPGVKALEDVSLSVRRGEIHAICGENGAGKSTLMKVLSGVYPAGSYEGEIYYEGEKVEFQSIRDSEARGIVIIHQELALVPHLSIAENIFLGNERAAGGMIDWNRTNAEAAALLDRVGLKENPVTAVNQLGVGKQQLVEIAKAASKNVKLLILDEPTAALNDTDSAHLLGLLRNLRTQGVTCIMISHKLNEIADIADSTTIIRDGKTIETLDMSDPTATQDRIIRGMVGRDLTHRYPEHESHVGEEVFRLADWTVLHPTQADRVVIDNASLNVRAGEIVGIAGLMGAGRTELAMSVFGRTYGRVTSGQVFMHGKEVKTRTVREAIDHGIAYATEDRKRYGLNLIEDIKRNVSAAALGKLSKGGWVNDQEEIATAERYRQSLNIKTPSVMALVGKLSGGNQQKVVLSKWLYTDPELLILDEPTRGIDVGAKYEIYTIINALADAGKAVIVISSELPELLGICDRIYTLAFGHLTGVLPKQEATQERLMELMTLEPVKAGQTKQKETVS
- the chvE gene encoding multiple monosaccharide ABC transporter substrate-binding protein gives rise to the protein MRRNKVVVAVAGITLALGLGACSGGGAGSGNGGASGDGGSEGASGEGGTVGVSMPTQTSERWIADGDAVESGLKDAGYDVTLQFAGDDIPTQSQQIDQMITTGVDLLIVAAIDGTALSGQLQAAADAGIPVISYDRLIRDTENVDFYVTFDNEEVGVQQATALLTGLGVLNADGSKGSEAGPFNIELFAGSLDDNNAHFFWKGAMDTLQPYIDDGTLVVKSGQTTIEQGAILRWAQETAQKRMEDLLTAAYSDGSQLDGVLSPFDGISRGILTALQNAGYGPTIADGMPIVTGQDAEIASVKLINDDVQSSTIFKDTRKLADQAVTSAEAFLAGNEPEANDTETYDNGVKVVPSFLLPVDVVFKDDIQSLLIDSGYYTQDQVESGQA